One part of the Alligator mississippiensis isolate rAllMis1 chromosome 3, rAllMis1, whole genome shotgun sequence genome encodes these proteins:
- the LOC102567583 gene encoding casein kinase II subunit alpha isoform X3, with the protein MSGPVPSRARVYADVNTQRPREYWDYESHVVEWGNQDDYQLVRKLGRGKYSEVFEAINITNNEKVVVKILKPVKKKKIKREIKILENLRGGPNIISLLDIVKDPVSRTPALVFEHVNNTDFKQLYQTLSDFDIRFYMYEILKALDYCHSMGVMHRDVKPHNVMIDHEHRKLRLIDWGLAEFYHPGQEYNVRVASRYFKGPELLVDYQMYDYSLDMWSLGCMLASMIFRKEPFFHGHDNYDQLVRIAKVLGTEDLYDYIDKYNIELDPRFNDILGRHSRKRWERFVHSENQHLVSTEALDFLDKLLRYDHQTRLTAREAMEHPYFYPIAKDPARMGPSAGLAASNTPVSASSMLAGITSMSASQPMGSLAASPVISSPNALGSPVPAAAGVQP; encoded by the exons ATGTCGGGGCCCGTGCCGAGCCGAGCCAGGGTCTATGCGGACGTGAACACTCAGAGACCCCGCGAGTACTGGGACTACGAGTCGCACGTCGTGGAATGGGG CAACCAAGACGACTACCAGCTTGTGCGGAAGCTCGGGCGCGGCAAATACAGCGAAGTCTTTGAAGCCATTAACATCACCAACAATGAGAAAGTTGTGGTGAAAATCCTCAAG CCagtaaagaagaagaaaatcaagCGAGAAATCAAGATCCTGGAGAATCTGCGCGGAGGCCCCAATATCATCAGCTTGCTAGATATCGTCAAAGACCCCGTG TCTCGCACGCCTGCCCTCGTCTTCGAGCACGTCAACAACACGGACTTCAAG CAATTGTACCAGACGCTCTCGGACTTTGACATCCGGTTCTACATGTACGAAATCCTCAAG GCCCTGGATTACTGTCACAGTATGGGCGTCATGCATCGAGACGTCAAGCCACACAACGTCATGATCGACCACGAGCACAGAAAG CTCCGCCTGATAGACTGGGGGCTGGCTGAGTTTTACCACCCGGGGCAGGAGTACAACGTTCGGGTAGCCTCCAGATACTTCAAGGGACCAGAGCTCTTGGTAGACTACCAG ATGTACGACTACAGCTTGGACATGTGGAGCttaggctgcatgctggccagcatGATCTTTCGGAAGGAGCCCTTCTTCCACGGCCACGATAACTACGACCAG CTCGTGCGGATCGCGAAAGTGCTGGGCACGGAGGACCTGTACGACTACATTGACAAGTACAACATCGAGCTGGACCCCCGCTTCAATGACATCCTCGGCAG ACACTCCCGCAAGCGATGGGAGCGCTTCGTGCACAGCGAGAaccagcacctggtgagcacggAGGCACTCGACTTCCTGGACAAGCTGCTGCGCTATGACCACCAGACACGGCTCACTGCCCGGGAGGCCATGGAGCACCCCTACTTCT ATCCCATAGCGAAAGACCCTGCACGGATGGGCCCCTCAGCTGGCCTGGCAGCCAGCAACACGCCCGTCAGCGCCTCCAGTATGTTGGCAG GTATTACCTCGATGTCCGCGTCCCAGCCCATGGGCAGCCTGGCCGCTTCGCCCGTCATCTCCTCTCCGAACGCTCTGGGCTCGCCAGTCCCCGCAGCTGCCGGGGTGCAGCCCTGA